One Bombus pyrosoma isolate SC7728 linkage group LG7, ASM1482585v1, whole genome shotgun sequence genomic window carries:
- the LOC122569766 gene encoding piggyBac transposable element-derived protein 4-like: MVRRYTKNCIISDSEDSSNDNVQCSDNDTPLSERLNKFMGKRQWKVPTATENFKPRVINYIDDNIGVQQASGLSKNSCPTSIFEYFFNQELVEMIVNNSNKHRSEQDFSRFYDITVTDMYSAIAVIIYMSIVHLPSISMYWNSDPMYNFQFIRKIMSRHKFLRILQFLHFSDEDNDEIDEKDATYKIQPVIDRLLLRFQGAYRPGRNIVVDESMMLWKHSLPFDQYNKRATFGLKSFVLAECETGYVYNLKLYSGQLLRELNSGPLGASGSIVLHLTKHLLQQGRTLFLNNYHSSPALYEILHKNGTNVCGIVRLKRKGMPRYGMIARDINRLEKGQMLVKYNETVAFCAWKDKKLVSTLTTVHDPCLVMSTNIDRVTGQYRKKLNVFLDYNMYMTGANQMREIVQRHFTISKSLKWHKKYFLHLLDITIFNCLVIWNSCHEDKKSFREIKEDIISGLLEKYLTPSKSFHREIRKSWRKFPFYIKFRCYPKRIPSTQKRYHPLKRCVLCKENNLGKQMSYLCNNCNVPLCIIPCFGLFHTRME; encoded by the coding sequence ATGGTGCGACGATACACCAAGAACTGTATTATTAGCGATAGCGAAGACAGTAGTAACGACAATGTGCAATGCAGTGACAATGACACTCCGTTATCAGAAagattgaataaatttatggGAAAAAGGCAGTGGAAAGTACCAACAGCTACGGAAAATTTCAAACCAcgcgttataaattatatagatgATAATATTGGAGTGCAGCAGGCATCCGGTTTGTCAAAAAATAGTTGCCCCACTTCTATTTTCGAATACTTTTTCAATCAGGAGCTCGTTGAAATGatcgttaataatagtaacaaaCACAGAAGCGAACAAGATTTCTCCAGGTTTTATGATATTACCGTTACCGATATGTATTCTGCCATCGCTGTTATTATTTACATGAGTATAGTCCACTTACCTTCGATCTCTATGTATTGGAACAGCGATCCCATGTACAACTTTCAGttcataagaaaaattatgtcGCGACACAAATTCCTACGAATCCTGCAATTCTTACATTTCAGCGACGAGGACAATGACGAAATAGATGAAAAAGATGCAACATATAAGATACAACCTGTTATCGACAGGTTACTGTTGCGTTTTCAAGGCGCGTATCGACCAGGAAGAAATATCGTCGTAGATGAAAGCATGATGCTATGGAAACATAGTCTGCCATTTGACCAGTATAACAAACGGGCAACATTTGGGCTAAAATCCTTCGTTTTGGCCGAATGTGAAACTGGTTATGTATACAATTTGAAACTTTACAGTGGACAATTGCTACGTGAACTGAATTCCGGACCACTCGGTGCCTCTGGTTCAATCGTATTACATTTAACGAAACATTTGCTTCAACAAGGAAGAACTCTGTTCCTCAATAATTACCATTCGTCTCCCGCCTTGtacgaaatattacataaaaatggaACTAACGTTTGCGGTATTGTGCGCCTAAAACGAAAGGGAATGCCACGTTACGGGATGATTGCGAGAGATATAAATAGATTGGAAAAAGGACAAATGCTAGTCAAATATAACGAAACAGTGGCGTTTTGTGCGTGGAAAGATAAGAAGCTGGTATCAACTCTTACCACTGTACACGATCCCTGTTTGGTGATGTCTACTAATATCGATCGCGTTACGGGACAATACCGAAAGAAACTCAATGTCTTTCTAgattataatatgtacatgaCTGGAGCAAACCAGATGCGTGAAATTGTACAGAGGCATTTTACCATAAGTAAATCTTTGAAATGGCACAAGAAGTATTTTCTACATTTGCTcgacataacgatatttaattgtcTCGTAATATGGAACTCTTGTCACGAAGATAAAAAGTCTTTTCGCGAGATAAAAGAAGACATTATTTCTGGATTATTGGAGAAGTATCTTACACCATCCAAAAGTTTTCATCGCGAAATAAGGAAATCTTGGAGGAAGTTCCcgttttacattaaatttcgaTGTTACCCTAAGAGAATACCTTCTACGCAAAAGAGGTACCATCCTCTAAAACGCTGCGTACTTTGCAAGGAGAATAACTTAGGTAAACAAATGAGTTATTTGTGTAACAATTGTAACGTACCATTATGTATAATACCGTGCTTCGGATTATTTCATACGAGAATGGAATAA